Proteins encoded by one window of Dioscorea cayenensis subsp. rotundata cultivar TDr96_F1 chromosome 20, TDr96_F1_v2_PseudoChromosome.rev07_lg8_w22 25.fasta, whole genome shotgun sequence:
- the LOC120251256 gene encoding uncharacterized protein LOC120251256, whose translation MEAVLVESPFQSKAHTDFFLPSGPSYDSMLRESIDRFLVEVHKQPRDFSAFRSVFFRLLQSSPDPPLEIIWFYSAVNYFDSVLTGNDVLARVLGIRDLLQLLIACSASCDGRKSVALLAPVVSELYHCLMEEKELHGKAKREIEGLVEGVISYISICGSKPHSDANGSAGFLSCFMDLVRVWSSRCPGGGDGSDVVFPLVNGYIRRRLCNQCRDVGYLAAVVTSEIFLLRLCLKVRGAGEVKTELPKELKIWAVSSVTVFRNSIFFEILLKLLLGPTLPFKSLLNSKEENLVKSILYDAVILVDYSFLNPGMGPEQSFDRIKSLALTRLFVSDEAIRIAKENGDHSKVLSYTSAFSTSNLPGDFVKWVNNHAAASKVACKRPNGTTPQALLVWLEGLEDNGLTLFEDRISSLRTKLLNQDGIHHPGESLIDPNEYSDAELFHLDTRVNPEVETEPVDYKFSAAVSLMRSKATYSRRKRKEFGGEEAVPSKLGKHEANDDSVEDYSMSYAGNDRMSSDSEIENPESDDNMDIVGQ comes from the exons ATGGAGGCCGTTCTCGTTGAATCCCCGTTCCAATCGAAGGCTCACACTGACTTCTTTCTCCCTTCCGGCCCTAGCTACGATTCCATGCTCCGTGAATCCATTGATCGCTTCCTCGTCGAGGTCCATAAGCAACCTCGTGACTTCTCCGCCTTCCGCTCCGTCTTCTTCCGGCTTCTCCAGTCCAGCCCCGATCCCCCGCTCGAGATCATCTGGTTTTACTCCGCAGTGAACTACTTCGACTCTGTTTTAACTGGTAATGATGTCCTTGCTCGCGTTTTGGGGATCAGAGACCTTCTCCAGCTTCTCATCGCCTGTTCGGCGTCTTGTGACGGACGAAAGTCGGTGGCTTTGCTGGCGCCTGTCGTTTCTGAGCTATATCACTGCCTGATGGAGGAGAAGGAGCTCCATGGGAAGGCTAAGAGGGAGATTGAGGGCTTGGTTGAAGGTGTCATCAGCTACATTAGCATTTGTGGAAGCAAGCCACATAGTGATGCAAATGGTTCTGCTgggtttctttcttgtttcATGGATCTTGTTCGTGTTTGGTCGTCACGATGCCCAGGCGGCGGAGATGGCTCAGATGTGGTTTTTCCATTGGTGAATGGTTATATAAGGAGAAGGCTTTGCAACCAATGCCGGGATGTTGGGTATTTGGCTGCGGTTGTGACGTCGGAGATTTTCTTGCTGAGGCTGTGCTTGAAGGTCCGGGGAGCTGGTGAGGTCAAGACAGAGTTGCCGAAGGAGCTCAAGATATGGGCAGTCAGTTCGGTGACTGTGTTTCGGAATTCCATCTTCTTTG AGATATTATTGAAGCTGCTGCTGGGCCCAACACTGCCTTTCAAATCCTTATTG AATTCGAAGGAGGAGAACCTTGTGAAGAGCATCCTCTATGATGCGGTGATACTCGTggattattcttttcttaatccTGGAATGGGCCCGGAACAGTCATTTGATCGTATAAAAAGTCTTGCTTTGACAAGACTGTTCGTATCTGATGAAGCCATCAGAATAGCCAA GGAAAATGGGGATCATTCCAAGGTTTTATCCTATACAAGTGCCTTTTCCACCTCCAATCTTCCCGGTGATTTTGTTAAGTGGGTCAACAATCATGCTGCTGCCAGTAAGGTGGCATGCAAGCGGCCAAATGGCACTACGCCTCAAGCTCTTTTGG TGTGGCTTGAGGGCCTTGAGGACAATGGACTGACACTGTTTGAGGACCGAATATCTAGCTTGCGAACCAAGCTCTTAAATCAAGATGGAATTCACCATCCCGGGGAATCACTAATTGATCCAAACGAGTACTCAGATGCTGAACTTTTCCATCTTGATACAAGGGTGAATCCTGAAGTCGAAACAGAACCTGTGGATTATAAGTTCTCTGCTGCTGTTAGCTTAATGAGATCTAAAGCCACCTATTCACGGAGGAAACGAAAAGAATTTGGGGGTGAAGAGGCTGTACCTTCAAAGCTTGGCAAACATGAGGCCAATGATGATTCTGTGGAAGACTATTCCATGTCTTATGCCGGCAATGATCGTATGAGCAGTGATAGTGAGATCGAGAATCCCGAGTCTGATGACAACATGGACATAGTAGGGCAATGA
- the LOC120251042 gene encoding LOW QUALITY PROTEIN: probable protein arginine N-methyltransferase 1 (The sequence of the model RefSeq protein was modified relative to this genomic sequence to represent the inferred CDS: inserted 1 base in 1 codon; deleted 2 bases in 2 codons) — protein MDDAATQTSAAVVEEDKAESSNLEEPIGSMPLIGGDQTSADYYFDSYSHFGIHEEMLKDTVRTKTYQNVIYQNSFLFKNKVVLDVGAGTGXLSLFCAKAGAKHVYAVECSLMADMAKEIVEANGFSNVITVLKGKVEEIVLPVAHVDIIISEWMGYFLLFENMLNTVLYARDKWLFKDGIVLPDKASLYLTAIEDAEYKDDKIEFWNSVYGFDMSCIKKQAMVEPLVDTVDQNQIVTNCQLLKTMDISKMTPGDASFTAPFKLVAERNDYIHALVAYFDVSFTKCHKLMGFSTGPRSKATHWKQTVLYLEDVLTICEGEALVGSMTVEPNKKNPRDVEIMLKYTLNGRHCQVSRTQHYKMR, from the exons ATGGATGATGCGGCGACGCAGACAAGCGCCGCTGTGGTGGAGGAGGATAAGGCTGAGAGCTCCAATCTCGAGGAGCCGATCGGAAGT ATGCCGCTAATAGGCGGTGATCAAACTAGCGCTGACTACTACTTCGATTCCTACTCGCATTTTG GCATTCACGAA GAAATGCTGAAAGATACTGTGAGGACAAAGACATATCAAAACGTTATTTATCAGAACTCATTTCTTTTCAAGAACAAGGTTGTTCTTGATGTTGGTGCTGGCACTG atctctctcttttttgtGCAAAAGCAGGAGCGAAGCACGTCTATGCG GTGGAATGCTCCCTTATGGCTGATATGGCAAAGGAGATTGTCGAggcaaatggattttcaaatg TCATAACTGTTTTGAAGGGAAAAGTTGAAGAGATTGTGCTTCCAGTTGCTCATGTTGACATTATCATTTCTGAATGGATGggctattttcttttgtttgagaACATGTTAAATACAGTTCTGTATGCACGC GATAAATGGCTT TTTAAAGATGGAATCGTCTTACCAGACAAGGCAAGTTTATATCTGACAGCAATTGAAGATGCTGAATACAAAGATGATAAGATTGAAT TCTGGAATAGTGTGTATGGTTTTGACATGAGCTGCATCAAGAAGCAGGCAATGGTGGAGCCACTGGTTGACACAGTGGACCAAAATCAGATTGTAACAAATTGCCAATTGTTGAAG ACAATGGATATCTCAAAAATGACTCCCGGGGATGCTTCCTTCACAGCCCCATTCAAACTTGTTGCTGAACGAAATGACTACATTCATGCTCTTGTGGCATACTTCGATGTATCATTTACCAAATGTCACAAGTTGATGGGATTTTCCACAG GACCTAGATCTAAAGCTACACACTGGAAGCAAACTGTTCTTTACCTGGAGGATGTTCTAACCATTTGCGAGGGAGAAGCATTGGTAGGGAGTATGACTGTGGAACCTAACAAGAAGAACCCGCGCGATGTTGAAATTATGCTGAAATACACGTTAAACGGGCGCCATTGCCAGGTCTCGAGAACACAACATTACAAAATGCGCTGA
- the LOC120251581 gene encoding serine/threonine protein phosphatase 2A 55 kDa regulatory subunit B beta isoform-like isoform X2, whose amino-acid sequence MNGKATEEAGSSVGPGEAPVPLEWKFSQVFGERASGEEVQEVDIISTIEFDKSGDYLATGDRGGRVVLFERTDVKDHEDRRALERLDSPVGRHPEFRYKTEFQSHEPEFDYLKSLEIEEKINKIRWCQTVNGILILLSTNDKTIKFWKVLEKKVKRISGTNLGPSEHVGDGFLATSSTVSSRVHMPNGGSSERRHSYLSNDFSFPPGGFPSLRLPMVSIYDTSPLARCRRIYAHAHDYHINSISNNSDGETFVSADDLRINLWNLEISNQSFNIVDVKPANMEDLTEVITSAEFHPTHCNTLAYSSSRGFIRLIDLRQSALCDNHSQLFKGQDAPSTKSFFTDIIASISDIKFAKDGRHILSRDYMTLKLWDINMDAGPVATFQVHEYLRPKLCDLYENDSIFDKFECCLSGEGLRVATGSYSNIFRVFGCAAGSNEATTMEATKAPMRKQVQNSTRPTRTLNNSARAVRRGAENTALEANGNTYDFSSKLLHLAWHPTENSLACAAANSLYMYYA is encoded by the exons ATGAACGGGAAAGCAACAGAGGAAGCTGGGTCATCGGTGGGGCCGGGAGAGGCGCCGGTGCCGCTTGAATGGAAGTTCTCGCAGGTTTTTGGTGAGCGGGCTTCTGGAGAGGAAGTCCAGGAAG TTGACATCATCTCCACAATAGAATTTGATAAATCTGGTGATTATCTTGCCACTGGAGATAGAGGAGGGCgtgttgttttatttgaaaggaCAGATGTTAAGGAT CATGAAGATCGAAGGGCTTTAGAGAGGTTAGATTCCCCAGTTGGCAGGCATCCTGAGTTCCGTTATAAAACTGAATTCCAAAGCCATGAACCTGAG TTTGATTACCTTAAAAGCTTGGAAATAGAAGAGAAGATCAACAAAATTAGATGGTGTCAAACTGTCAACGGGATCCTGATTCTTCTTTCAACTAACGACAAAACAATCAAGTTCTGGAAG GTTCTAGAAAAGAAAGTGAAAAGGATTTCTGGGACAAATTTGGGACCTTCAGAACATGTAGGCGATGGTTTTCTGGCTACTTCAAGTACAGTTAGCTCTAGAGTACACATGCCGAATGGTGGATCCTCAGAGAGGCGGCACAGTTATCTGAGCAATGACTTCTCATTTCCTCCTGGAGGATTTCCATCTCTACGATTGCCCATG GTTTCTATCTATGACACAAGCCCTTTGGCTAGATGTCGCAGAATATATGCTCATGCTCATGATTACCATATCAATTCCATTTCAAATAACAG TGATGGAGAGACTTTTGTATCAGCTGATGATTTGAGAATAAATCTTTGGAATTTGGAAATTAGCAACCAAAGTTTCAATATTGTTGATGTGAAACCTGCAAATATGGAAGATTTAACAG AGGTGATAACATCTGCTGAGTTCCATCCTACCCATTGCAATACATTAGCGTATAGCAGCTCAAGAGGTTTTATCCGGCTTATTGATTTGAGGCAGTCGGCATTATGTGATAATCATTCTCAGTT GTTTAAGGGTCAGGATGCACCTAGCACAAAATCTTTCTTCACTGATATTATTGCTTCAATATCAGATATTAAGTTTGCAAAGGATGGAAGGCACATCCTGAGTCGTGACTATATGACTCTTAAG TTATGGGACATAAACATGGATGCAGGTCCTGTTGCAACTTTCCAGGTCCATGAATATTTAAGGCCCAAG TTGTGTGATTTATATGAAAACGActctatttttgataaatttgaatGTTGTCTGAGTGGCGAAGGACTACGGGTAGCAACAGGTTCATACAG CAATATTTTTCGTGTGTTTGGCTGTGCTGCTGGGAGCAATGAGGCAACAACTATGGAAGCTACTAAAGCTCCGATGAG GAAGCAAGTGCAAAACTCTACCCGACctacaagaactctcaacaatTCGGCACGGGCAGTAAGACGAG GAGCAGAAAACACGGCACTTGAAGCAAATGGAAACACATATGACTTCTCATCAAAGTTGCTCCATTTAGCTTGGCATCCAACCGAAAACTCTCTTGCCTGCGCCGCTGCTAACAGCTTGTACATGTACTATGCGTAA
- the LOC120251581 gene encoding serine/threonine protein phosphatase 2A 55 kDa regulatory subunit B beta isoform-like isoform X1 — MNGKATEEAGSSVGPGEAPVPLEWKFSQVFGERASGEEVQEVDIISTIEFDKSGDYLATGDRGGRVVLFERTDVKDHEDRRALERLDSPVGRHPEFRYKTEFQSHEPEFDYLKSLEIEEKINKIRWCQTVNGILILLSTNDKTIKFWKVLEKKVKRISGTNLGPSEHVGDGFLATSSTVSSRVHMPNGGSSERRHSYLSNDFSFPPGGFPSLRLPMVSIYDTSPLARCRRIYAHAHDYHINSISNNSDGETFVSADDLRINLWNLEISNQSFNIVDVKPANMEDLTEVITSAEFHPTHCNTLAYSSSRGFIRLIDLRQSALCDNHSQLFKGQDAPSTKSFFTDIIASISDIKFAKDGRHILSRDYMTLKLWDINMDAGPVATFQVHEYLRPKLCDLYENDSIFDKFECCLSGEGLRVATGSYSNIFRVFGCAAGSNEATTMEATKAPMSRKQVQNSTRPTRTLNNSARAVRRGAENTALEANGNTYDFSSKLLHLAWHPTENSLACAAANSLYMYYA, encoded by the exons ATGAACGGGAAAGCAACAGAGGAAGCTGGGTCATCGGTGGGGCCGGGAGAGGCGCCGGTGCCGCTTGAATGGAAGTTCTCGCAGGTTTTTGGTGAGCGGGCTTCTGGAGAGGAAGTCCAGGAAG TTGACATCATCTCCACAATAGAATTTGATAAATCTGGTGATTATCTTGCCACTGGAGATAGAGGAGGGCgtgttgttttatttgaaaggaCAGATGTTAAGGAT CATGAAGATCGAAGGGCTTTAGAGAGGTTAGATTCCCCAGTTGGCAGGCATCCTGAGTTCCGTTATAAAACTGAATTCCAAAGCCATGAACCTGAG TTTGATTACCTTAAAAGCTTGGAAATAGAAGAGAAGATCAACAAAATTAGATGGTGTCAAACTGTCAACGGGATCCTGATTCTTCTTTCAACTAACGACAAAACAATCAAGTTCTGGAAG GTTCTAGAAAAGAAAGTGAAAAGGATTTCTGGGACAAATTTGGGACCTTCAGAACATGTAGGCGATGGTTTTCTGGCTACTTCAAGTACAGTTAGCTCTAGAGTACACATGCCGAATGGTGGATCCTCAGAGAGGCGGCACAGTTATCTGAGCAATGACTTCTCATTTCCTCCTGGAGGATTTCCATCTCTACGATTGCCCATG GTTTCTATCTATGACACAAGCCCTTTGGCTAGATGTCGCAGAATATATGCTCATGCTCATGATTACCATATCAATTCCATTTCAAATAACAG TGATGGAGAGACTTTTGTATCAGCTGATGATTTGAGAATAAATCTTTGGAATTTGGAAATTAGCAACCAAAGTTTCAATATTGTTGATGTGAAACCTGCAAATATGGAAGATTTAACAG AGGTGATAACATCTGCTGAGTTCCATCCTACCCATTGCAATACATTAGCGTATAGCAGCTCAAGAGGTTTTATCCGGCTTATTGATTTGAGGCAGTCGGCATTATGTGATAATCATTCTCAGTT GTTTAAGGGTCAGGATGCACCTAGCACAAAATCTTTCTTCACTGATATTATTGCTTCAATATCAGATATTAAGTTTGCAAAGGATGGAAGGCACATCCTGAGTCGTGACTATATGACTCTTAAG TTATGGGACATAAACATGGATGCAGGTCCTGTTGCAACTTTCCAGGTCCATGAATATTTAAGGCCCAAG TTGTGTGATTTATATGAAAACGActctatttttgataaatttgaatGTTGTCTGAGTGGCGAAGGACTACGGGTAGCAACAGGTTCATACAG CAATATTTTTCGTGTGTTTGGCTGTGCTGCTGGGAGCAATGAGGCAACAACTATGGAAGCTACTAAAGCTCCGATGAG tAGGAAGCAAGTGCAAAACTCTACCCGACctacaagaactctcaacaatTCGGCACGGGCAGTAAGACGAG GAGCAGAAAACACGGCACTTGAAGCAAATGGAAACACATATGACTTCTCATCAAAGTTGCTCCATTTAGCTTGGCATCCAACCGAAAACTCTCTTGCCTGCGCCGCTGCTAACAGCTTGTACATGTACTATGCGTAA